The following proteins are encoded in a genomic region of Gopherus flavomarginatus isolate rGopFla2 chromosome 14, rGopFla2.mat.asm, whole genome shotgun sequence:
- the RSPRY1 gene encoding RING finger and SPRY domain-containing protein 1, with product MIVVALIVFYASRSLLQGLLLTLEQHIPCILGTLGASNMGNSCVCRDDSGVEDNVESHNQQTQNSRVPVPEARSHPRDPVRPPRRGRGPHEPRRKKQNVDGLVLDTLAVIRTLVDNDQEPPYSMITLHEMAETDEGWLEVVQSLIRVIPLEDPLGPAVITLLLDECPLPTKDALQKLTEILNLNGAVACQDSCHPAKHRNTTAVLGCLAEKLAGPASIGLLSPGILEYLLQSLNFQSHPTVMLFALIALEKFAQTSENKMTISESCISDQLALLEKWTDNPDYLKRQVGFCAQWSLDNLFLKEGRQFTYEKVDLTNIKAMLNSNDVSEYLKISPRGLEARCDASSFESVRCTFCVDSGVWYYEVTVITSGVMQIGWATKDSKFLNHEGYGIGDDEYSCAYDGCRQLIWYNARSKPHSHPCWKEGDTIGFLLDLQEKQMIFYLNGNQLPAEKQVFSSAVSGFFAAASFMSYQQCEFNFGAKPFKYLPSIKFSTFNDYAFLTAEEKIILPRHRRLALLKQVSIRENCCTLCCDEVADTELRPCGHSDLCMECALQLETCPLCRQEIQTRVRQISHIS from the exons ATGATTGTAGTTGCTCTGATTGTGTTCTATGCTAGCAGAAGCCTTCTCCAAGGTTTACTGCTGACTCTAGAGCAGCACATCCCCTGCATACTGGGAACTTTGGGTGCTAGCAACATGGGCAACTCCTGTGTTTGTCGAGATGATAGTGGTGTGGAAGACAACGTAGAATCCCATAATCAGCAAACACAGAATAGTAGAGTACCAGTACCTGAAGCAAGAAGCCATCCAAGGGACCCTGTAAGGCCACCCAGGAGGGGGCGAGGGCCACATGAaccaagaaggaaaaaacagaatgTGGATGGACTAGTGCTTGACACGCTGGCAGTAATACGGACACTGGTAGATAA TGACCAGGAACCTCCTTATTCAATGATAACATTACATGAAATGGCAGAAACAG ATGAAGGCTGGCTGGAAGTAGTCCAGTCTTTAATTAGAGTTATTCCATTAGAAGATCCGTTGGGGCCAGCTGTTATAACCTTACTACTGGATGAGTGTCCACTGCCAACAAAA GATGCATTGCAGAAATTAACtgaaatattaaatttaaatgGAGCGGTTGCCTGCCAGGATTCCTGTCACCCTGCCAAGCATCGTAATACAACTGCAGTTCTGGGCTGTTTGGCTGAGAAACTAGCAG GTCCTGCAAGTATAGGCTTACTCAGCCCAGGAATACTGGAATATTTACTGCAGAGCTTG AATTTCCAGTCCCATCCGACGGTAATGCTTTTTGCACTAATAGCACTGGAAAAGTTTGCACAAACAA GTGAAAATAAAATGACAATTTCTGAATCCTGTATTAGTGATCAGCTTGCTCTGTTAGAGAAATGGACAGATAATCCAGACTATTTAAAACGTCAAGTGGGATTCTGTGCCCAGTGGAGTTTAGACAATCTAT ttttgAAAGAAGGCAGACAGTTTACATATGAGAAAGTTGACTTGACCAATATTAAGGCCATGCTGAATAGTAATGATGTCAGTGAATACCTTAAGATCTCACCACGTGGACTGGAG GCTCGATGCGATGCCTCCTCTTTTGAAAGTGTTCGATGTACGTTCTGCGTTGATTCTGGGGTTTGGTACTATGAAGTCACAGTTATTACCTCAGGAGTGATGCAGATAGGATGGGCCACCAAAGACAGCAAGTTTCTCAATCAT GAAGGTTACGGTATTGGGGACGATGAGTACTCCTGTGCATATGATGGCTGCCGGCAGCTGATTTGGTATAATGCCAGAAGTAAACCACATTCCCATCCCTGTTGGAAAGAAG GAGACACCATAGGATTTTTACTCGATTTGCAAGAAAAGCAAATGATCTTCTATTTAAATGGAAACCAGCTTCCCGCTGAGAAGCAAGTGTTTTCATCTGCTGT atctggcttttttgctgcagcTAGTTTCATGTCCTATCAACAATGTGAGTTCAATTTTGGAGCAAAACCTTTCAAGTATTTACCTTCAATCAAATTTAGCACCTTTAATGATTACGCCTTCCTGACAGCAGAGGAGAAAATAATTTTACCAAG ACACAGACGTCTGGCTTTGTTGAAACAAGTGAGCATCCGAGAGAACTGCTGCACGCTGTGCTGTGATGAGGTAGCAGACACAGAACTCAGACCGTGTGGACACAG TGACCTGTGCATGGAGTGTGCCTTGCAACTGGAGACCTGCCCGTTGTGTCGACAGGAAATACAGACTAGAGTCAGACAGATCTCTCACATTTCATGA